The following proteins are encoded in a genomic region of Macellibacteroides fermentans:
- the recG gene encoding ATP-dependent DNA helicase RecG, which produces MIDLERRSIVYLPGVGPKKAELLEKEIGVRSYADLLSFYPYKYIDRSRFYKISEIEGNMPYIQLKGRFQYFETVGEGKSKRLIGKFTDGTGVIDLVWFKGVHYILEKYKPGVDFIVFGKPVAFGRVFSIPHPDIDPISSLEQVASGLTPYYSTTEKMKKAFLNSRAIQNLVYNVLYSSLDELTDLLPEYLLKRVGMISFEEAMCQIHFPDSAEKLREAQTRLKFEELFYIQLNMLQTSSQRKMRIKGLVFSRVGSYFNTFYSEYLPFELTGAQKRVVREIRTDMGSGRQMNRLLQGDVGSGKTLVALLSMLLALDNGYQACMMAPTEILATQHFATVEGFLKDMDVKVALLTGSTRKKERERLLAQIAEGEIQILIGTHALIEDTVVFSSLGLAIIDEQHRFGVEQRSRLWKKNKQIPHVLVMTATPIPRTLAMTLYGDLDVSVIDELPPGRKPIKTVHRYDTNKKLLYEFLRKEINLGRQVYVVFPLIEGSEKLDYKDLEEGYEIFKDVFPEFTVSMVHGRMKAADKEAEMKRFISGEAHILLATTVIEVGVNVPNASVMVIESAERFGLSQLHQLRGRVGRGAEQSYCVLVSSYKLSNDTRKRLEIMVNSNDGFEIAEADLRLRGHGDLEGTRQSGEGIDLKIADLAADGQLLQYARDMAQMILAEDPDLTEDRNRMLNYKLKKLFSNKINWGMIS; this is translated from the coding sequence ATGATTGACCTGGAAAGAAGATCGATTGTTTATTTACCGGGGGTAGGTCCAAAGAAAGCCGAACTTCTTGAAAAAGAGATCGGTGTACGTTCCTATGCCGATTTATTAAGCTTTTATCCTTATAAATACATTGATCGTTCCAGATTTTATAAGATTAGCGAAATAGAGGGTAATATGCCCTATATTCAGCTAAAAGGACGTTTTCAATATTTTGAGACAGTAGGCGAAGGCAAGAGCAAACGATTGATAGGTAAATTTACCGATGGTACCGGGGTGATTGATCTGGTTTGGTTCAAAGGGGTTCATTATATTCTGGAGAAATATAAACCGGGCGTGGATTTTATTGTTTTCGGTAAACCGGTTGCTTTTGGAAGGGTATTTAGTATTCCGCATCCGGATATTGATCCCATTAGTAGTTTGGAGCAGGTGGCCTCTGGGTTGACTCCTTACTATTCAACTACAGAAAAGATGAAAAAAGCTTTTTTGAATTCCCGGGCGATTCAGAATCTGGTGTATAATGTATTGTATTCATCGCTGGATGAATTGACCGATTTATTGCCGGAATATCTTTTAAAGCGTGTTGGCATGATTTCTTTTGAAGAAGCCATGTGTCAGATTCATTTCCCGGATTCGGCCGAAAAGTTACGTGAAGCACAGACTCGTTTGAAGTTTGAAGAGCTATTTTATATCCAGTTAAATATGCTGCAGACTTCCAGTCAGCGTAAGATGCGCATCAAGGGGCTGGTCTTTTCGCGTGTTGGGTCCTACTTTAATACCTTCTATTCTGAATATCTGCCGTTTGAACTTACAGGGGCTCAAAAGAGGGTGGTGCGCGAGATACGTACCGATATGGGAAGCGGCAGACAAATGAACCGCTTGCTGCAGGGGGATGTCGGTAGTGGGAAAACCTTGGTTGCCTTGTTGTCGATGCTTTTGGCTTTGGATAATGGGTATCAGGCCTGTATGATGGCTCCAACCGAAATTCTGGCAACCCAGCATTTTGCAACAGTCGAAGGTTTCTTGAAAGATATGGATGTGAAGGTGGCTCTCCTTACCGGTTCAACGCGAAAGAAGGAACGGGAACGTTTGCTGGCACAGATAGCCGAAGGAGAGATTCAGATTTTAATTGGAACACATGCCCTGATAGAAGATACCGTTGTGTTTTCATCCCTTGGATTGGCTATCATCGACGAGCAACATCGCTTTGGTGTTGAGCAGCGTTCCAGGTTATGGAAAAAAAACAAGCAGATCCCGCATGTGTTGGTTATGACTGCCACACCCATCCCGCGTACCCTGGCTATGACGCTTTATGGGGACCTGGATGTGTCTGTAATAGACGAATTGCCTCCCGGCAGGAAACCGATTAAGACAGTCCATCGATACGATACCAATAAGAAGCTGCTATACGAATTTTTAAGAAAGGAAATCAACCTGGGCAGGCAGGTTTATGTGGTTTTTCCACTTATTGAAGGAAGTGAGAAGCTGGACTACAAGGACTTGGAAGAGGGATATGAGATTTTTAAGGATGTTTTCCCCGAATTTACGGTGAGTATGGTGCACGGACGGATGAAGGCGGCCGATAAAGAGGCCGAAATGAAACGATTCATCTCAGGTGAAGCTCATATATTATTGGCTACTACTGTTATAGAGGTGGGTGTCAATGTCCCTAATGCTTCAGTGATGGTTATTGAAAGCGCCGAAAGATTCGGATTGTCGCAATTGCATCAGCTGAGAGGCAGGGTGGGAAGGGGTGCCGAGCAGTCATACTGTGTACTTGTGTCTTCCTACAAGCTCAGCAATGATACCCGTAAGCGCCTTGAAATTATGGTTAACAGTAATGATGGCTTTGAAATTGCGGAAGCCGACCTTCGCCTTCGTGGTCACGGAGATCTGGAAGGCACCCGGCAGAGCGGCGAGGGGATAGATCTCAAAATTGCCGATCTCGCAGCAGACGGTCAGCTGCTTCAATATGCCCGTGATATGGCTCAAATGATATTAGCCGAAGATCCGGACCTTACGGAAGATAGAAATCGAATGCTGAACTATAAGCTTAAGAAGCTTTTTTCCAACAAAATAAACTGGGGAATGATTAGTTAA
- a CDS encoding M23 family metallopeptidase, translated as MSIRTLLFLCGFFFVASAATPLTPVKKKVANRMRQMDTKVTELMADRVGFKKEMAAKELSDLNSKMLEAELAEEDKMFPADELYGSIWDNRWVNPYKKEDLTLPDSFRIDCSTFVLPVTSEVNVTSKYGPRRRRMHRGIDLKVQIGDTIRAAFDGKIRIKNYERRGYGYYVVVRHPNGLETIYGHLSHFLVDVNDQVKAGDPIALGGNTGRSTGSHLHFETRFLGKDIDPADIIDFENGVPHEDLYVFHNVKINGRNSNVYTSSGDQMVYHRVKSGDTLGAIARRYGTSVSQLCKLNGLKSTSVLRLGQAIRCSAGSTTRTASVKNESGNDEKSTVSSSKKKNITVETSSDNNATYHRIKSGDTLGAIARKYGTSVGKICELNGISKTTTLRLGRSLRCS; from the coding sequence ATGAGCATAAGAACATTATTATTCCTCTGCGGTTTCTTTTTTGTGGCATCAGCGGCAACTCCGCTGACTCCCGTAAAAAAGAAAGTTGCAAACCGTATGCGTCAAATGGACACAAAGGTTACGGAACTTATGGCCGATCGCGTTGGCTTTAAAAAAGAAATGGCAGCTAAAGAGCTGTCGGATTTAAATTCCAAAATGTTGGAGGCAGAATTGGCTGAAGAAGACAAAATGTTTCCTGCCGATGAGTTATACGGTTCAATTTGGGACAACCGCTGGGTGAATCCCTATAAGAAAGAGGATCTTACTTTACCTGATTCTTTTCGTATTGACTGTTCAACTTTTGTTCTGCCTGTAACCAGCGAAGTAAACGTAACTTCAAAGTATGGTCCGCGAAGACGCAGAATGCACCGCGGAATAGACTTGAAGGTGCAGATAGGTGATACAATCCGTGCCGCATTTGACGGTAAAATCCGTATCAAGAATTACGAGAGAAGAGGATACGGTTACTACGTGGTGGTTCGCCATCCCAACGGTCTTGAAACTATTTACGGACACCTTTCTCATTTTCTGGTTGATGTGAACGACCAAGTTAAGGCTGGTGATCCGATTGCTTTAGGAGGAAATACCGGCCGTTCAACGGGCTCACATCTTCATTTTGAAACACGCTTCCTGGGTAAAGATATAGACCCTGCTGATATTATTGATTTTGAAAATGGAGTTCCTCACGAGGATTTGTATGTTTTCCATAATGTAAAGATCAATGGCAGAAACAGTAATGTATATACCTCTTCAGGAGATCAGATGGTTTATCACCGGGTGAAATCAGGAGATACATTGGGCGCAATTGCCCGCCGGTATGGAACGTCCGTAAGTCAGCTGTGTAAATTGAATGGATTGAAGAGCACTTCCGTTTTACGTTTAGGTCAGGCAATCCGTTGCAGTGCAGGTTCAACAACACGTACGGCTTCTGTTAAGAATGAGTCGGGCAACGATGAAAAATCAACGGTATCAAGCAGTAAGAAAAAGAATATTACTGTCGAAACATCATCAGACAATAATGCAACCTATCATCGTATCAAATCTGGCGACACTTTAGGTGCTATCGCACGTAAGTACGGTACTTCTGTAGGTAAGATTTGCGAATTGAATGGCATTTCCAAGACAACAACTTTACGACTCGGACGTTCATTGCGTTGTTCGTAA
- a CDS encoding DUF1599 domain-containing protein: MADTIAQFEKVIALCRDLFQKKLVDYGPSWRIMRPQSITDQIFIKANRIRSLELKGVSMVDEGIKPEFIGIVNYGVIGLIQLAKGFADTTDMTAEEAMTLYDKYITETKELMYAKNHDYDEAWRSMRISSYTDLILMKIYRTKQIESHNGKTIVSEGIDANYMDMINYAIFGLIKLEFGEE, encoded by the coding sequence ATGGCAGATACAATAGCACAATTTGAAAAGGTTATAGCCCTTTGTCGGGATTTATTCCAGAAAAAACTGGTTGATTATGGTCCTTCCTGGAGGATAATGCGTCCACAGTCAATTACTGATCAAATATTCATCAAGGCAAATAGAATACGGAGTCTTGAGTTGAAGGGTGTCAGTATGGTGGATGAAGGCATAAAGCCCGAATTTATAGGCATTGTCAACTATGGGGTGATAGGGTTGATACAACTTGCGAAAGGTTTTGCCGATACTACCGATATGACAGCCGAAGAGGCGATGACTCTGTATGATAAATATATTACTGAAACAAAAGAGTTGATGTATGCTAAAAATCATGATTATGACGAAGCCTGGCGAAGTATGCGTATCAGCTCCTATACAGATTTAATTCTGATGAAGATTTATCGTACAAAACAAATCGAATCGCATAATGGCAAGACCATCGTTTCGGAAGGAATAGATGCGAATTATATGGATATGATTAACTATGCAATCTTTGGACTGATAAAATTAGAATTCGGAGAGGAGTGA
- a CDS encoding BT_3928 family protein — MVRTELVKKVVAEISRLLIGVVFIFSGIVKAIDPVGGAIKIGDYLMAFGFTWLSSFELLLTFCLSAAEFTLGVCMLLGVYRRYSSFFVLVFMLFMTPLTLYLALFNPVSDCGCFGDAIVLTNWETFLKNIVLLAAAVVAFIYNRYICNFYTFKAYWFVTLFAYLFCIGFNYSNYSHLPIIDFRPFKVGADIPVLVSIPDNAPADEYAYYFTYEKDGVKKEFSLENYPADDSTWTYVSSRSDLIKKGYVPPVPGFVLYDSASVDITDEVLRNKGPMFWLVIPSIEKADDKNIDAINNVFDFAQEQGYPFYCLTGSSRESMTDWENNTGSEYTFITTDDVLLKTMIRANPGLILINDGVIRAKWNPNDLPDEDYIKETMQNHLDGKSVNPKEDDGILFMLLSFTVPLLLVWIYDYFRNRRKRSDKQIES; from the coding sequence ATGGTTAGGACAGAGCTGGTAAAAAAAGTAGTTGCGGAAATTAGCCGTTTGCTGATTGGCGTTGTTTTTATTTTTTCGGGAATAGTTAAGGCTATTGATCCGGTTGGTGGAGCAATAAAGATCGGCGACTATCTTATGGCTTTTGGTTTTACCTGGCTGTCTTCTTTTGAATTGCTGCTGACTTTCTGTCTTTCGGCTGCCGAATTCACCTTGGGCGTTTGTATGCTGCTAGGGGTGTATCGCAGGTATTCATCCTTTTTTGTTCTGGTATTTATGTTGTTTATGACTCCTCTCACCCTCTATCTGGCACTATTTAATCCGGTGTCGGATTGTGGATGTTTCGGTGATGCAATAGTTCTGACAAACTGGGAAACTTTTTTAAAAAATATAGTTCTGCTAGCCGCAGCAGTAGTCGCTTTTATCTATAATCGGTATATATGTAATTTCTATACCTTTAAGGCCTATTGGTTTGTTACGCTATTTGCCTATTTATTCTGTATAGGCTTTAACTACAGTAATTACAGTCATCTCCCCATTATTGATTTCAGACCGTTCAAAGTAGGGGCCGATATTCCGGTATTGGTGTCGATACCCGACAATGCGCCTGCCGATGAGTATGCATATTATTTTACCTACGAAAAGGACGGAGTAAAGAAAGAATTCTCATTGGAAAATTATCCTGCGGATGATTCTACCTGGACATACGTTAGCTCGCGTTCCGATTTGATTAAGAAGGGGTATGTACCCCCGGTTCCCGGATTTGTACTGTATGACAGTGCATCAGTTGATATTACGGATGAAGTTCTTCGTAACAAAGGGCCAATGTTCTGGCTTGTTATTCCTTCAATAGAAAAGGCGGACGATAAAAATATCGATGCAATAAATAATGTATTTGACTTTGCCCAGGAACAGGGGTATCCGTTTTATTGTTTAACAGGGTCTTCCCGTGAATCAATGACCGACTGGGAAAATAATACGGGTTCGGAATATACATTTATTACAACGGATGATGTTTTACTTAAGACTATGATTCGTGCTAATCCGGGATTGATTCTTATTAATGACGGGGTAATTCGGGCAAAATGGAATCCCAACGATTTGCCTGACGAGGATTACATTAAAGAAACAATGCAGAACCATCTGGACGGGAAGTCTGTTAATCCAAAAGAAGATGACGGTATATTATTCATGTTATTGAGTTTTACCGTACCTTTGCTGCTTGTTTGGATATATGATTATTTTAGAAATCGGAGGAAACGTTCTGATAAGCAAATTGAGAGTTGA
- the tpiA gene encoding triose-phosphate isomerase has translation MRKNIVAGNWKMNTTLQEGLELAKGLDAALKGKAINCDVVIGTPFTHLASIAAAIDTNKIGVAAENCADKNSGAYTGEVSAAMVASTGAKYVILGHSERRAYYNETAEILKEKVLLALANGLTPIFCIGEVLEEREAGTHFEVVDAQIAGSLFDLSAEDFGKLVLAYEPVWAIGTGKTATADQAQEIHAHIRQTIAGKYGQTVADDCSILYGGSCNASNAKELFANPDVDGGLIGGASLAVDKFMPIIEAF, from the coding sequence ATGAGAAAAAATATTGTTGCAGGTAACTGGAAAATGAACACCACGCTGCAAGAAGGTCTTGAACTGGCAAAAGGTTTGGATGCTGCCCTGAAAGGCAAGGCAATCAACTGTGATGTAGTAATCGGTACTCCATTTACTCATTTGGCAAGTATTGCTGCTGCAATCGACACAAACAAAATTGGTGTAGCTGCAGAGAATTGCGCCGACAAAAACAGTGGTGCATATACAGGAGAGGTATCGGCTGCTATGGTTGCATCTACAGGTGCAAAGTATGTGATACTTGGCCATTCAGAAAGACGCGCTTATTATAACGAAACAGCCGAAATTCTGAAAGAAAAAGTTTTATTGGCATTGGCAAACGGACTTACACCTATTTTCTGTATCGGTGAAGTTCTGGAAGAAAGAGAAGCCGGAACGCATTTTGAAGTTGTTGATGCTCAGATTGCTGGCTCTTTGTTTGATCTTTCTGCCGAAGATTTTGGTAAATTGGTATTGGCTTACGAACCGGTTTGGGCAATTGGAACAGGTAAAACTGCTACAGCTGATCAAGCTCAGGAAATTCATGCACATATCCGTCAGACAATTGCTGGCAAGTATGGACAGACTGTTGCCGACGATTGCTCAATTCTTTACGGAGGTAGCTGTAATGCTTCAAATGCAAAAGAATTGTTTGCTAATCCGGATGTAGACGGTGGTCTGATTGGTGGTGCTTCTTTGGCTGTGGATAAATTCATGCCGATTATCGAAGCATTTTGA
- a CDS encoding cell division protein: MRKFSYVALITAAFLTSHSAFAQEVNSDLTATTTIFDAFQEPSLSKGKVVVNQDPSIKKMVGVRLAGDKVQRTGNDAFIKVQGFRAQVFTGNQRLSKDEAFKREKEIKEIFPELTTYVTYTAPFWKLRVGDFRSHEEAYDLKRKLVEAFPTYGKEIYIVKEEVNIPL, from the coding sequence ATGAGAAAATTTTCATATGTAGCTTTAATCACAGCTGCTTTTCTGACGTCTCACTCTGCCTTTGCTCAGGAGGTAAACTCTGACTTAACTGCCACAACCACTATTTTTGATGCATTTCAGGAGCCTTCGCTTTCGAAAGGAAAGGTGGTGGTTAATCAAGATCCTTCCATTAAGAAGATGGTAGGTGTACGATTGGCCGGAGATAAAGTACAGCGAACCGGTAATGATGCTTTTATAAAAGTACAGGGATTTCGGGCTCAGGTATTTACCGGAAATCAACGGCTTTCTAAAGATGAAGCATTCAAAAGGGAAAAAGAAATTAAGGAAATATTCCCTGAGCTGACTACCTATGTGACTTATACAGCTCCTTTCTGGAAGTTGCGAGTGGGTGATTTCCGTAGTCATGAGGAGGCTTATGACCTAAAAAGAAAGCTGGTGGAAGCTTTTCCTACCTATGGTAAGGAAATATATATTGTTAAAGAAGAAGTTAATATTCCTCTCTAA
- the folE gene encoding GTP cyclohydrolase I FolE, producing the protein MKEVKEETLLKREELALHYSRILDLLGENVEREGLIKTPERVAKAMQFLTKGYDEDPQKVLSAAMFEEEGYKQMVIVKDIDFFSLCEHHMLPFFGKAHVAYIPNKYITGLSKIPRVVDIFARRLQIQERMTLQIKECIQNTLNPLGVMVVIEAQHMCMQMRGVEKQNSLTTTSDFTGFFQQAKTREEFINLIKNK; encoded by the coding sequence ATGAAAGAAGTTAAAGAAGAAACTTTACTTAAAAGAGAAGAGCTGGCATTGCATTATTCACGCATTCTGGATCTGCTAGGTGAAAATGTGGAGCGTGAGGGGCTTATCAAAACTCCTGAAAGGGTTGCCAAAGCGATGCAATTTCTTACGAAAGGATATGACGAAGACCCACAGAAGGTGTTGTCGGCGGCTATGTTCGAGGAAGAGGGATACAAACAGATGGTTATTGTAAAGGATATTGATTTCTTTTCTCTCTGTGAGCATCATATGTTGCCTTTTTTTGGGAAGGCGCATGTTGCTTATATACCGAATAAATATATCACCGGATTAAGTAAAATACCCCGGGTTGTTGATATTTTTGCCCGCAGATTACAGATTCAGGAGCGCATGACGCTGCAAATCAAAGAGTGTATCCAGAATACGTTAAATCCGCTGGGTGTTATGGTCGTTATTGAAGCTCAGCATATGTGTATGCAGATGCGGGGTGTAGAGAAGCAGAATTCGCTTACTACAACATCTGATTTTACCGGTTTTTTTCAGCAAGCCAAAACCAGGGAAGAATTTATCAATCTGATCAAGAACAAGTAG
- a CDS encoding DUF349 domain-containing protein yields MSDILETNLPAEENAGKLEEANVPEVTPEITVSDMETEDSTDTVASGAVGKLSKEEILSKLSDLVEVSVEESRSEIESLKQAYYKIRRNEVEELKKTFLENGGDEKDFSAPVDEIETQIKNLLNVYKEKRAALVAEEERVKEANYALKLQLIEQLKQLTESQEDFNKLYNDFKDIQNRWKEVKAVPQEFANELWKNYQIYSEKFYDIIKINNQFRDYDFKKNLELKTALCETVEKLEEEPDIISAFHQLQKLHQQWKEIGPVSKELREELWTRFKNASTAINKKHQAHFEGLKSREQENLDAKTAICEEIEAIDMDALKTFKDWEEMNKQVIALQEKWKTIGFAPKKANVKIFERFRAACDAYFNRKNDFYKAIKNDMERNLELKKALCEKAEALKDSTDWKDSTDKLIALQKEWKTIGSVARKHSDTIWKRFISACDYFFEQKNKNVSSQKSVEQDNLAAKKQLIEKVNSLDESLKADQAVSVLKGLIAEWNTIGHVPFKEKDKVYKEFHDAVDKQFDRLKVGQAERKMQSFRSSITDMNSGEKGKNKLYGERERLMRYYERLKTEVQTYENNIGFLSVSSKGGSGLVKEMERKIENLKEEMALTVKKIDAIDENLE; encoded by the coding sequence ATGAGCGACATTCTTGAGACTAATTTGCCGGCAGAAGAAAACGCAGGCAAATTGGAAGAAGCTAACGTTCCGGAGGTAACACCGGAAATTACAGTATCGGATATGGAAACAGAAGATTCGACAGACACTGTTGCATCCGGAGCTGTAGGTAAATTATCAAAAGAAGAAATTCTTAGCAAGTTATCCGATCTGGTTGAAGTATCCGTGGAGGAGTCGCGGAGTGAAATTGAATCACTCAAGCAAGCCTATTACAAAATTCGAAGGAACGAAGTGGAAGAGCTCAAAAAAACGTTTCTTGAAAATGGAGGGGACGAAAAAGACTTTTCTGCTCCTGTAGACGAGATCGAGACTCAAATAAAGAATCTGCTCAATGTATATAAAGAAAAAAGAGCTGCCCTTGTAGCTGAAGAAGAACGCGTTAAAGAGGCTAACTATGCCTTGAAACTGCAGTTGATCGAACAGCTGAAACAGCTTACTGAAAGTCAGGAAGACTTTAACAAACTATACAACGACTTTAAAGACATCCAGAATCGCTGGAAAGAGGTTAAAGCAGTTCCTCAGGAGTTTGCCAATGAACTTTGGAAAAATTACCAGATTTATTCAGAGAAGTTCTACGACATAATAAAAATAAACAACCAGTTCCGGGATTACGACTTTAAGAAAAACCTGGAATTAAAGACAGCGCTGTGTGAAACTGTTGAGAAGCTGGAGGAAGAACCCGATATTATCTCGGCATTTCACCAACTTCAAAAACTTCATCAGCAATGGAAAGAGATCGGTCCTGTTTCGAAAGAATTACGTGAAGAGCTTTGGACTCGTTTCAAAAATGCATCAACAGCAATAAATAAGAAACATCAGGCTCATTTCGAAGGATTGAAATCCCGCGAACAAGAAAACCTGGATGCTAAAACCGCTATCTGTGAAGAGATTGAGGCCATCGATATGGATGCCCTTAAAACCTTCAAAGACTGGGAAGAGATGAACAAGCAGGTTATTGCTCTCCAGGAAAAATGGAAGACAATCGGCTTTGCCCCTAAAAAAGCAAATGTAAAGATATTTGAACGTTTCCGTGCCGCCTGTGATGCCTATTTCAATAGGAAGAACGATTTTTACAAGGCTATCAAAAATGATATGGAACGCAACCTTGAATTGAAAAAGGCATTGTGTGAAAAGGCGGAAGCATTAAAAGACAGTACGGACTGGAAAGATAGTACTGATAAACTGATTGCGTTACAGAAAGAATGGAAAACAATCGGTTCTGTAGCCCGCAAACACTCTGATACAATCTGGAAGCGCTTCATTTCGGCATGCGACTATTTCTTCGAACAGAAGAACAAGAATGTATCTTCTCAGAAATCGGTTGAACAAGATAACCTGGCTGCTAAAAAACAATTGATTGAGAAAGTAAACTCTTTGGATGAATCTCTTAAGGCAGATCAGGCAGTATCCGTATTAAAAGGTCTGATTGCAGAATGGAACACAATCGGTCATGTACCTTTCAAAGAAAAAGACAAGGTATATAAAGAATTCCATGACGCAGTAGACAAACAGTTCGACCGTCTTAAAGTAGGTCAGGCTGAGCGCAAAATGCAGAGCTTCCGCAGCAGCATCACCGACATGAATAGTGGTGAAAAGGGGAAAAACAAGCTTTACGGCGAACGTGAACGATTGATGCGTTACTACGAACGACTAAAAACCGAAGTTCAGACTTACGAAAACAATATTGGATTCTTAAGCGTTTCTTCCAAAGGCGGAAGCGGTTTGGTAAAAGAGATGGAACGTAAGATTGAAAACCTGAAAGAAGAGATGGCACTTACAGTGAAAAAGATAGATGCCATTGATGAGAATCTGGAATAG
- a CDS encoding sodium ion-translocating decarboxylase subunit beta, translating into MEDIFQNLYEMTAFSNIIAEPQFLIMYAIAFILLYLGIKKQYEPLLLVPIAFGVLLANFPGGDMGVIQADENGMIAVKGVMKNIWEMPLHDIAHELGLMNFIYYMLIKTGFLPPIIFMGVGALTDFGPMLRNLRLSIFGAAAQLGIFSVLLVAILMGFTPKEAAALGIIGGADGPTAIFTTIKLAPHLLGPIAIAAYSYMALVPVIIPMVVKLLCTKNELKINMKEQEKLYPSDTEFKNMQVLKIVFPIAVTTVVALFVPSAVPLVGMLMFGNLVKEIGTNTFRLFDAASNSIMNAATIFLGLSVGATMTTTAFLNLQTIGIVIGGFLAFALSISGGILMVKLFNLFSKKKINPLIGATGLSAVPMASRVANEIALKYDPKNHVLQYCMSSNISGVIGSAVAAGVLISFLS; encoded by the coding sequence ATGGAAGATATTTTTCAGAACTTATATGAAATGACTGCGTTCAGCAATATCATTGCTGAACCGCAGTTCCTGATAATGTATGCCATCGCATTTATCTTACTCTACCTTGGCATAAAGAAACAATACGAACCTCTTTTATTGGTTCCCATTGCATTCGGAGTTCTGCTTGCGAACTTCCCCGGAGGCGATATGGGGGTGATACAGGCCGATGAAAACGGCATGATAGCTGTAAAAGGGGTGATGAAGAATATATGGGAGATGCCTTTACACGACATAGCTCACGAGCTGGGTCTGATGAATTTCATCTACTATATGCTTATTAAGACCGGCTTTTTACCTCCCATCATTTTCATGGGGGTTGGTGCATTGACAGATTTCGGACCTATGCTGCGTAACCTGCGTTTGTCTATTTTTGGAGCTGCGGCTCAATTGGGTATTTTTTCGGTTTTGCTGGTAGCCATTTTGATGGGCTTCACCCCTAAAGAGGCTGCAGCTTTAGGAATTATAGGCGGTGCCGATGGCCCCACAGCCATCTTTACGACCATCAAGCTGGCTCCGCATCTGCTGGGACCAATTGCAATTGCAGCCTATTCTTACATGGCACTGGTTCCAGTTATCATACCCATGGTTGTTAAGCTTCTGTGTACGAAAAACGAGCTTAAGATCAATATGAAAGAGCAGGAAAAACTATATCCGAGTGATACGGAGTTTAAAAATATGCAGGTTCTTAAGATTGTTTTTCCCATCGCCGTAACCACAGTTGTTGCCCTATTTGTGCCGTCGGCTGTTCCTTTGGTTGGTATGCTGATGTTCGGTAATCTGGTAAAGGAAATCGGAACAAATACATTCCGGTTGTTCGATGCGGCATCCAACAGTATCATGAATGCCGCCACCATATTTCTGGGACTTTCGGTAGGTGCAACCATGACTACGACCGCTTTTTTAAATCTACAGACAATCGGAATTGTGATTGGAGGATTCTTAGCTTTTGCCTTGTCTATATCCGGTGGAATTCTGATGGTAAAACTATTTAATTTATTCAGTAAGAAGAAAATAAACCCATTAATCGGCGCTACCGGATTAAGTGCGGTACCGATGGCTTCACGTGTAGCCAATGAGATCGCCCTAAAATATGATCCTAAAAATCATGTCCTTCAGTATTGCATGTCCAGCAATATTTCGGGAGTAATAGGATCTGCTGTCGCTGCCGGGGTACTTATATCATTCTTATCTTAA
- a CDS encoding OadG family protein: MENFEVGILLMSVGMITVFVILLIVIYLGKGLIILVNKYAPEEVIAKKQPPTHSSGSNPSLPDATLAAIVAAVGVTTEGKGKVIKVEKA; this comes from the coding sequence ATGGAAAACTTTGAAGTAGGAATTTTGTTAATGTCGGTTGGTATGATTACTGTATTTGTCATCTTACTGATCGTGATCTACCTTGGAAAAGGATTGATAATTCTAGTTAATAAGTATGCCCCGGAAGAGGTTATTGCAAAAAAGCAGCCCCCTACCCATTCATCCGGTTCAAATCCGTCTCTTCCCGATGCCACGTTAGCCGCAATTGTTGCCGCTGTTGGTGTTACTACGGAAGGAAAGGGCAAGGTTATAAAAGTGGAGAAGGCCTAA